The following are encoded together in the Myxococcales bacterium genome:
- a CDS encoding HAD family hydrolase gives MRFDCVLIDFDGTFTLAEQEGAPFTEAYQADLASRLGRDIGREWQECEATVRARPTEFGWLFQGKLVAPGNADPYIRATTIARMLMDRFDAYQEPAEREQALSELYGRSYESSATVFRPGAKQSLERLLATGLPIFVVTNSGTEAVTRKVESLLPNASVRPTVRGNAKKAFIEPPDVPDATFAALPETQSLPGLPRPVYLRRGRYYEVLRRIWNETGTTPERTLLVGDIYELDLAMPLHLGVAIHLIVGGTTPEYEQRFVSAEARGGVSPDLDAVLGRVGV, from the coding sequence ATGCGGTTCGACTGCGTCTTGATCGATTTCGACGGCACGTTCACCCTCGCTGAACAAGAGGGTGCCCCGTTCACCGAGGCGTATCAGGCGGACCTGGCTAGCCGCCTCGGGCGCGACATCGGCCGAGAGTGGCAGGAGTGCGAGGCCACGGTGCGGGCCCGACCGACCGAGTTCGGCTGGCTGTTTCAGGGCAAGCTGGTCGCGCCGGGGAACGCCGACCCGTACATTCGGGCGACGACCATCGCACGCATGCTGATGGATCGCTTCGACGCCTACCAAGAGCCAGCCGAGCGTGAACAGGCGTTGTCCGAGCTCTACGGTCGGAGCTATGAGAGTTCGGCGACGGTGTTTCGTCCCGGCGCCAAACAATCGCTCGAGCGCCTGCTCGCCACGGGGCTGCCGATCTTCGTGGTGACGAACTCGGGCACCGAGGCGGTGACCCGCAAGGTCGAATCGCTGCTGCCGAATGCGTCGGTTCGACCGACGGTGCGTGGCAACGCCAAGAAGGCCTTCATCGAGCCGCCTGACGTGCCGGACGCGACCTTCGCCGCGCTGCCGGAGACGCAGAGCCTGCCGGGGCTCCCGCGTCCGGTCTACCTGCGCCGCGGTCGTTATTACGAGGTGCTCCGCCGGATCTGGAATGAGACGGGGACCACGCCCGAGCGCACGCTGCTCGTCGGCGACATCTACGAGCTCGATCTCGCGATGCCACTGCACCTCGGGGTGGCGATTCACCTCATCGTGGGCGGCACGACGCCGGAGTACGAACAGCGTTTCGTGTCGGCGGAGGCCCGCGGTGGTGTGAGCCCGGATCTCGACGCGGTGCTCGGGCGCGTGGGGGTCTGA
- the scpA gene encoding methylmalonyl-CoA mutase translates to MDPKRPADLSLWTSLAKAELKGKDPAKLVWHTPEGLDLKPLYTRQDVESLDFLDSIPGDYPFVRGPKATMYAGRPWTLRQYAGFSTAEESNAFYRRGLAGGQKGLSVAFDLATHRGYDSDHPRVVGDVGKAGVAIDSVEDMKILFDGIPLAEMSVSMTMNGAVLPVLAMFVVAGEEQGVQQAALTGTIQNDILKEFMVRNTYIYPPKPSMRIVADVIEHTAKQMPKFNSISISGYHMQEAGATCDLELAFTLADGLEYVRAALAKGLDVDAFAPRLSFFFGIGMSFFMEVAKLRAARLCWATLMKRHFAPKNPDSMLLRTHCQTSGVSLTEQDPHNNVIRTTIEAMAAVMGGTQSLHTNSFDEAMALPSDFAARIARNTQLVIQHETGIAKVIDPWAGSYFMEHLTHGLAAKALAIIEEVEAVGGMTRAVEVGMPKLRIEEAAARRQARIDRGDEVIVGVNRHQVENEEPIDVRVVDNSAVRAAQIERLERVKKTRDSAALEASLGALTRAAESGQGNLLELGIVAARARASVGEISSALEKSWGRHQAETRSISGVYGSYYASDEKWTALRGAIEAFLQREGRRPRILVAKMGQDGHDRGAKLIATAFADAGFDVDVGPLFQTPAEVARQAVENDVHAIGVSTQAAGHLTLVPELLAELARAGAGEVAVVCGGVIPAQDYATLEQAGVAAIFGPGTPVPVSARKVLDVIEQRRRP, encoded by the coding sequence ATGGACCCGAAACGCCCCGCGGATCTGTCACTGTGGACCTCCCTCGCCAAGGCCGAGCTCAAGGGCAAGGACCCGGCGAAGCTCGTCTGGCACACGCCCGAGGGGCTCGACCTGAAGCCGCTCTACACACGCCAGGACGTCGAGAGCTTGGACTTCCTCGACAGCATCCCCGGCGACTATCCCTTCGTGCGTGGCCCGAAGGCGACGATGTACGCAGGGCGACCCTGGACGTTGCGGCAATACGCTGGATTTTCCACAGCGGAGGAGTCGAATGCGTTCTACCGCCGCGGGCTCGCCGGCGGACAAAAGGGGCTGAGTGTGGCGTTCGATCTGGCCACGCATCGCGGTTACGACAGCGACCACCCGCGCGTCGTGGGCGACGTGGGCAAGGCCGGCGTTGCCATCGACAGCGTCGAGGACATGAAGATCTTGTTCGACGGCATTCCGCTCGCCGAGATGAGCGTCTCCATGACCATGAATGGTGCCGTGCTGCCGGTGCTCGCGATGTTCGTGGTAGCCGGGGAGGAGCAGGGGGTGCAGCAAGCAGCACTGACCGGGACGATTCAGAACGACATTCTGAAAGAGTTCATGGTGCGCAATACCTACATTTATCCGCCGAAGCCCTCGATGCGGATCGTGGCTGACGTGATCGAGCACACCGCCAAACAGATGCCGAAGTTCAACTCGATCTCGATCTCCGGCTATCACATGCAAGAGGCAGGAGCGACCTGTGACCTCGAGCTCGCCTTCACCTTGGCGGATGGTCTGGAGTACGTCCGGGCCGCGCTGGCCAAGGGGCTCGACGTCGACGCCTTTGCGCCGCGACTCTCGTTCTTTTTTGGCATCGGCATGAGCTTCTTCATGGAGGTGGCCAAGCTGCGCGCCGCGCGCCTGTGCTGGGCCACGCTGATGAAGCGGCATTTTGCCCCCAAGAACCCGGACTCGATGCTGCTCCGGACCCACTGCCAAACGAGCGGCGTGAGCCTGACCGAACAAGATCCACACAACAACGTGATCCGGACGACGATCGAGGCCATGGCCGCCGTGATGGGAGGCACCCAGAGCCTGCACACGAACTCGTTCGACGAGGCCATGGCCTTGCCCAGCGACTTTGCCGCGCGCATTGCCCGCAACACCCAGCTGGTGATCCAGCACGAGACCGGCATTGCCAAGGTCATCGACCCGTGGGCGGGCAGCTATTTCATGGAGCACCTGACCCACGGGCTGGCTGCCAAGGCCCTCGCCATCATCGAAGAGGTCGAGGCGGTGGGGGGCATGACCCGCGCGGTCGAGGTCGGCATGCCCAAGCTGCGCATCGAGGAGGCCGCTGCACGCCGCCAGGCTCGCATCGATCGCGGTGACGAGGTGATCGTCGGGGTGAATCGCCATCAGGTCGAGAACGAGGAGCCAATCGACGTACGCGTGGTCGACAACAGCGCCGTGCGCGCGGCTCAGATCGAGCGCCTGGAGCGCGTGAAGAAGACGCGGGATTCGGCGGCTCTCGAGGCATCCCTCGGTGCGCTCACCCGGGCAGCCGAGTCCGGCCAGGGCAATTTGCTCGAGCTTGGCATCGTGGCGGCCCGGGCTCGGGCCAGCGTGGGGGAGATCTCCAGTGCGCTCGAAAAATCCTGGGGGCGACACCAAGCCGAGACGCGTAGCATCAGCGGCGTGTACGGCAGCTACTACGCGAGCGACGAGAAGTGGACGGCGCTCCGTGGTGCGATCGAGGCGTTTCTGCAGCGCGAGGGGCGGCGTCCGCGCATCTTGGTGGCAAAGATGGGACAGGACGGTCACGACCGCGGTGCGAAGCTCATTGCCACGGCGTTCGCCGACGCAGGGTTCGACGTGGACGTCGGGCCCCTGTTCCAGACCCCAGCGGAGGTAGCGCGGCAGGCAGTGGAGAACGACGTGCACGCGATCGGAGTCTCCACTCAGGCGGCCGGGCACCTCACGCTGGTGCCGGAGTTGTTGGCCGAGCTCGCTCGCGCCGGCGCCGGCGAGGTAGCCGTGGTGTGCGGCGGAGTGATCCCCGCGCAGGACTACGCGACGCTGGAGCAGGCCGGAGTCGCGGCGATCTTCGGCCCCGGGACGCCCGTCCCGGTGTCGGCGCGGAAAGTCCTCGACGTGATCGAGCAACGCCGGCGACCCTGA
- a CDS encoding BtpA/SgcQ family protein, producing MAPALSERFGRNERVLLGVVHLLPLPGSPQFSSRRAVLDRALADADALLGGGLDGFVVENFGDVPFFREEVPPATVAEMTAVCARLRAQVGSEMLLGVNVLRNAAGAALAIAAAIGADFIRVNVHSGVMLTDQGTLEGRAHETLRTRALLAPSVEILADVAVKHATPPAGFDLEQAAKDTAYRALADGLIVTGSGTGRATSVERLSSVRRAVPDRPLFVGSGASSGSVAALLAVADGVIVGTHLKHDGRVEAPVDAERVRAFVSAARG from the coding sequence TTGGCCCCGGCGCTCTCGGAGCGCTTCGGGCGAAACGAGCGCGTGCTGCTCGGCGTGGTTCACCTCTTGCCGCTGCCCGGCAGTCCACAGTTCAGCTCCCGGCGGGCGGTGCTCGACCGTGCCCTGGCCGACGCGGACGCGCTGCTCGGCGGCGGGCTCGATGGCTTTGTGGTGGAGAACTTCGGGGACGTGCCGTTCTTCCGGGAAGAAGTCCCGCCCGCGACCGTGGCGGAGATGACGGCCGTCTGCGCGCGTCTGCGCGCGCAGGTCGGCAGCGAGATGCTGCTCGGGGTGAACGTGCTCAGAAATGCGGCCGGGGCTGCGCTCGCCATCGCGGCCGCGATCGGCGCGGACTTCATCCGAGTCAACGTGCACAGCGGAGTCATGCTCACCGATCAAGGCACCCTGGAGGGGCGTGCCCACGAGACCCTGCGCACGCGGGCGCTGCTCGCCCCGAGCGTCGAGATCTTGGCGGACGTCGCCGTGAAACACGCCACGCCGCCAGCCGGCTTCGATCTGGAGCAGGCGGCAAAGGACACGGCATATCGCGCGCTGGCCGACGGCCTCATCGTCACCGGCAGCGGGACCGGTCGCGCCACCAGCGTCGAGCGCCTGTCGAGCGTCCGGCGCGCCGTGCCCGATCGCCCGCTCTTCGTCGGAAGTGGCGCGAGCTCCGGGTCGGTCGCCGCGCTGCTCGCAGTCGCAGACGGGGTGATCGTCGGCACCCACCTCAAACACGACGGCCGGGTGGAGGCGCCGGTCGACGCCGAGCGGGTGCGGGCCTTCGTGAGCGCCGCGCGCGGCTGA
- a CDS encoding type IIA DNA topoisomerase subunit B, with protein sequence MPSYSAKDITVLEGLDPVRKRPGMYIGGVGSAGLHHLVWEIVDNSVDEAMNGHASQISVTLHKDGQSVTVGDDGRGVPVDLHPKHKKSALEIIFCTLHAGGKFDEGNYKTAGGLHGVGASVVNALSARLIATVKRDGAEHRMEFRGGKATGKLEKLGKARGSGTTVFFRPDPEIFPKTDFSPELIRERLEIASYLHKGLVISFSDETHGTRETFRHADGIVDFQKRIVSERNARPVHEQVFSLFRDNGLRLELVVQWTESTDEVLKSYVNGIPTGSGGTHESGCRAGLVKAVRNYIETHNLTPRGVTLSAEDIREGLSAVLSVFISDPQFQGQTKDRLNNPEVQAAVDGAVRPSLEQWLNQNRTTAEQIVARIILAARAREASRAASQAVTRKTATSGRSMLPGKLSDCIVSDRRDTELFIVEGDSAGGSAKQGRDRTTQAVLPLRGKVLNTEGMALSKVLENKEISDLLTALGCGIGQSFEAARLRYQRIVLLADADSDGHHITTLLLTFFYRHLPDLIRQGKLFVAVPPLYRIDIGKETFWAVDDADKERILKQQTKSAKAEITRFKGLGEMMPKVLWDTTLNPKTRRLMKIEVADALATDRVVNDLMGKDPSARFRFIMDRADEAEVLDV encoded by the coding sequence ATGCCGAGCTATTCTGCCAAAGACATCACGGTGCTCGAGGGGCTGGACCCAGTGCGCAAGCGCCCCGGCATGTACATTGGCGGCGTCGGTAGCGCAGGGCTCCACCACCTGGTCTGGGAGATCGTCGACAACTCGGTCGACGAGGCGATGAACGGCCACGCCAGCCAGATCTCGGTGACCTTGCACAAGGACGGGCAGAGTGTGACCGTCGGCGACGACGGGCGTGGCGTGCCGGTCGACCTGCACCCGAAACACAAGAAGTCCGCGCTCGAGATCATCTTCTGCACGCTGCACGCGGGAGGAAAATTCGACGAGGGCAACTACAAGACGGCGGGCGGTCTGCACGGCGTCGGCGCCAGTGTGGTGAACGCCCTGTCGGCCCGGCTGATCGCCACGGTGAAGCGCGACGGCGCGGAACACCGCATGGAATTTCGCGGTGGCAAGGCCACGGGCAAGCTGGAGAAGCTGGGCAAGGCCCGCGGCAGCGGCACCACCGTGTTCTTCCGGCCCGACCCGGAGATTTTCCCCAAGACGGATTTTTCACCGGAGCTGATCCGGGAGCGGCTCGAGATCGCCAGTTACCTGCACAAAGGGCTCGTCATCAGCTTCAGCGACGAGACCCACGGAACCCGGGAGACCTTCCGCCACGCGGACGGCATCGTCGACTTCCAGAAACGCATCGTGAGCGAACGCAACGCGCGTCCAGTGCACGAGCAGGTGTTCTCGCTGTTTCGCGACAACGGGCTGCGCCTCGAGCTCGTGGTCCAGTGGACCGAGTCGACGGACGAGGTGCTCAAGAGTTACGTGAACGGCATTCCTACCGGCTCGGGTGGGACCCACGAGAGCGGCTGTCGCGCCGGGCTGGTGAAGGCCGTGCGGAACTACATCGAGACCCACAACCTCACGCCGCGCGGGGTGACGCTGAGCGCGGAGGACATCCGCGAGGGGCTGAGCGCTGTGCTCAGTGTGTTCATCTCGGACCCGCAGTTTCAGGGGCAGACCAAGGACCGCTTGAACAACCCCGAGGTCCAGGCCGCGGTCGATGGCGCGGTGCGCCCGTCTCTCGAGCAGTGGCTGAACCAGAACCGCACGACTGCGGAGCAGATCGTGGCGCGCATCATCCTGGCGGCGCGGGCCCGCGAGGCGTCGCGGGCGGCGAGCCAAGCCGTGACGCGCAAGACCGCGACCAGCGGGCGCAGCATGTTGCCGGGCAAGCTCAGCGACTGCATCGTCAGCGACCGTCGCGACACCGAGCTCTTCATCGTCGAGGGGGACAGCGCCGGCGGCAGCGCGAAACAGGGTCGTGATCGCACCACCCAGGCGGTATTGCCGCTTCGGGGCAAGGTCTTGAACACCGAAGGCATGGCCTTGTCAAAGGTGCTCGAGAACAAGGAAATATCCGATTTGCTCACGGCGCTCGGCTGCGGGATCGGACAGAGCTTCGAGGCCGCGCGGCTGCGGTATCAGCGCATCGTGCTCTTGGCGGACGCCGACAGCGATGGCCACCACATCACGACGCTCTTGCTCACCTTCTTTTACCGGCACCTGCCCGACCTCATTCGGCAGGGCAAGCTGTTCGTGGCGGTGCCGCCGCTGTACCGGATCGACATCGGGAAAGAGACGTTCTGGGCGGTGGACGACGCGGACAAGGAGCGGATCTTGAAGCAGCAAACCAAGAGCGCAAAGGCGGAGATCACCCGCTTCAAGGGGCTGGGAGAGATGATGCCCAAGGTGCTCTGGGACACGACGCTGAATCCGAAGACCCGCCGGCTGATGAAGATCGAGGTCGCGGACGCGCTCGCGACCGATCGTGTGGTCAACGATCTGATGGGCAAGGACCCCTCGGCGAGGTTCCGGTTCATCATGGATCGCGCCGACGAGGCCGAAGTCCTCGACGTCTGA
- a CDS encoding IgGFc-binding protein, whose protein sequence is MRRSILLALVVVAGLGAASACSSASGGGSSPAGGGTAGDASVLGGAAGSGALGGAGGSVGGSGGLNLPDASDGAAGTGGAPAPDPKTCAEAKTQKSYVGCEFWPTVLANPIWNIFDFAVVIANSGDDPADVVVTRGGASVATSQVLGGGLGVVYLPWVSELKGPDADVCASGTPPTASVRVNDGAYRLVSTRPVTVWQFSALEFQGVGGPAGKDWSACPGNQTCPAALFPLGCFSFTSDASLLIPTSAMTGNYRVTSYPGWSAENVPGYFGVTATEDGTTVKVKLSSTGDIAAGTGISATSAGGLLELSLDAGDVVQLVGKAAGNRDLSGALVQANKPVSVIAGSSCMEIPAGVKACDHIEESVLPAETLGQHYFVTRPTGPNANPVGHVVRLYGNVDGTKLSYPSGTPLNAPAGLNAGQVFDMGVVGEDFEIAGDHEFSVATFQQGGAAVDPAAVPGTRKGDPSQSQATAIEQWRLKYIFIAPSDYAVSYVDVIQPMDATIIIDGSSGIAPVKIGTSTFGVARIKLSSGAGGVHVILGDKPFGIQVMGYAPYTSYQYPGGLGLTAIAPPPPPIK, encoded by the coding sequence ATGCGGCGATCAATTCTGCTGGCGCTCGTCGTGGTGGCCGGCCTGGGGGCTGCGAGCGCTTGTTCATCGGCGAGTGGCGGTGGTAGCTCGCCGGCGGGCGGCGGCACAGCCGGGGACGCGTCGGTGCTAGGCGGCGCCGCGGGCAGCGGCGCGCTGGGCGGCGCCGGTGGCAGCGTCGGTGGCAGCGGTGGGCTCAACCTGCCGGACGCGAGCGACGGCGCGGCCGGCACGGGCGGCGCGCCGGCGCCCGACCCCAAGACGTGCGCCGAGGCAAAGACCCAGAAGTCCTACGTCGGGTGTGAGTTCTGGCCGACGGTCTTGGCCAATCCGATCTGGAATATCTTCGACTTTGCGGTGGTGATCGCCAACTCCGGGGACGACCCAGCCGACGTGGTCGTCACACGCGGTGGTGCGAGCGTGGCGACCAGTCAGGTGCTCGGAGGGGGACTCGGGGTCGTGTACTTGCCGTGGGTCTCGGAGCTGAAGGGCCCCGACGCCGACGTGTGTGCGTCCGGCACTCCGCCGACCGCGAGCGTGCGGGTCAACGACGGCGCCTATCGACTGGTGAGCACTCGGCCGGTGACGGTGTGGCAGTTCAGCGCGCTCGAGTTCCAGGGCGTGGGCGGGCCGGCCGGCAAGGACTGGTCAGCGTGTCCCGGAAACCAGACCTGTCCCGCGGCGCTGTTTCCGCTCGGTTGTTTTTCGTTCACCAGCGACGCGTCGCTCTTGATCCCGACCAGTGCCATGACCGGGAACTACCGCGTCACGAGCTATCCGGGCTGGAGCGCCGAGAACGTTCCCGGATACTTCGGCGTGACGGCGACAGAGGACGGGACCACCGTGAAGGTGAAGCTGTCCTCCACGGGGGACATTGCGGCGGGAACGGGCATCAGTGCGACCAGCGCGGGCGGACTGCTCGAGCTGTCTCTCGACGCGGGCGACGTCGTGCAGTTGGTGGGGAAAGCTGCGGGCAATCGCGATCTTTCCGGTGCGCTGGTGCAGGCGAACAAACCAGTCTCCGTCATCGCCGGCTCGAGCTGCATGGAGATCCCCGCCGGTGTGAAGGCCTGTGATCACATCGAGGAGAGTGTGCTGCCCGCCGAGACCCTCGGGCAGCACTATTTCGTGACGCGGCCCACCGGACCGAACGCGAATCCCGTCGGTCACGTCGTGCGGCTCTACGGCAACGTCGATGGCACCAAGCTGAGTTACCCGTCGGGCACCCCGCTCAACGCTCCGGCTGGGCTCAATGCCGGGCAGGTGTTCGACATGGGAGTGGTCGGTGAGGACTTCGAGATCGCCGGAGATCACGAGTTCTCCGTCGCGACGTTTCAGCAGGGCGGGGCGGCGGTCGATCCGGCGGCGGTCCCCGGCACCCGCAAGGGCGACCCGTCCCAGAGTCAGGCCACGGCCATCGAACAGTGGCGCCTGAAGTACATTTTCATCGCTCCGAGTGACTACGCAGTGAGCTACGTGGACGTGATTCAGCCGATGGACGCGACGATCATCATCGATGGCTCGTCGGGCATCGCTCCGGTCAAGATTGGCACGAGCACGTTCGGTGTTGCTCGCATCAAGCTGAGCAGCGGCGCCGGCGGCGTTCACGTGATCCTGGGCGACAAACCCTTCGGCATTCAGGTGATGGGCTACGCGCCCTACACCTCGTACCAGTATCCCGGCGGGCTCGGGCTGACAGCCATCGCCCCACCTCCGCCGCCCATCAAGTGA
- the meaB gene encoding methylmalonyl Co-A mutase-associated GTPase MeaB, whose protein sequence is MGGERRALAKAITLIESVRADHQAAAQRLLEVLLPATGRARRVGVSGVPGAGKSSFIAVLGLHLIDSGQKVAVLAVDPSSALSGGSILGDKTRMPRLSAAPEAFIRPSPSAGVLGGVARHTREALLLCEAAGFDVVLVETVGVGQGEHLVAGMVDSFLLLALAGAGDELQGIKRGILELADVIAINKADGDGRAQAERTAVEYRSALGLLRGSHAPWAPRVLTTSALEGRGIREIWAALAEHRAYLEQSGRLDSLRRAQHREWMQGLVREGLEAELWQDAGVRAEAAVVEGLVAGGVITPTEAARRILAVFSQR, encoded by the coding sequence ATGGGCGGTGAGCGCCGCGCGCTCGCCAAGGCCATCACGCTGATCGAGAGTGTACGCGCCGACCACCAAGCTGCCGCCCAGCGGCTGCTCGAGGTCCTGCTGCCGGCGACCGGGCGGGCGCGGCGGGTCGGTGTGAGCGGCGTGCCGGGGGCGGGCAAGAGCAGCTTCATCGCGGTGCTGGGGTTGCACTTGATCGATTCGGGCCAGAAGGTCGCGGTGCTGGCCGTCGATCCGTCGAGCGCGCTGTCCGGAGGCAGCATCCTCGGCGACAAGACACGAATGCCGCGCCTGTCGGCAGCGCCGGAGGCGTTCATTCGCCCGAGCCCGAGCGCAGGTGTGCTCGGCGGAGTCGCGCGTCACACCCGCGAAGCGCTGCTCTTGTGCGAGGCGGCGGGGTTCGACGTCGTGCTAGTCGAGACCGTCGGCGTGGGGCAGGGGGAGCACCTGGTCGCCGGCATGGTGGACTCGTTCTTGCTCCTGGCGCTGGCCGGGGCTGGCGACGAGTTGCAGGGCATCAAGCGCGGGATCCTGGAGCTCGCAGACGTGATCGCGATCAACAAGGCCGACGGCGACGGGCGAGCCCAAGCGGAGCGCACCGCAGTGGAGTACCGGAGCGCGCTCGGTCTCCTGAGGGGCAGCCACGCGCCGTGGGCTCCGCGCGTACTGACGACCAGCGCCCTCGAAGGTCGGGGCATCCGCGAGATCTGGGCGGCGCTGGCGGAGCACCGAGCCTACCTGGAACAGAGTGGCCGACTGGACTCGCTGCGGCGTGCGCAGCACCGGGAGTGGATGCAGGGGCTCGTGCGCGAGGGCCTCGAGGCAGAGCTCTGGCAAGACGCCGGTGTTCGCGCCGAGGCAGCCGTCGTCGAGGGATTAGTTGCGGGCGGTGTGATCACTCCGACCGAGGCGGCGCGGCGGATCCTGGCGGTCTTCAGCCAGCGCTGA
- a CDS encoding DNA topoisomerase IV subunit A — translation MATRRKPGKSGGAEPPRRGSRRGGQLELGLARPEEVAPLHEIAQEKYLSYALSVITSRALPDVRDGLKPVQRRILYTMWQQNLTADARHRKCAKVVGDVMGNYHPHGDAAIYDALVRIAQPFSLRVPLVDGSGNFGSLDGDPAAAMRYTECRLTPVSSELLSELDEDTVHFRPSYDGTKEEPVVLPAKVPNLLVNGATGIAVGMATNIPPHNLAEVCDGAIRLLDALIEKKTLSARELCRTIKGPDFPTGGQIVSTAEEIKHIYETGQGTLKVRGTWKLGPASRTDKKLLITSIPYTVNKSVLVERIADVVTSRKMPLLLDVRDVSTDDVCIELVLKKDADPQKVLAYLFKTTPLATNFAVNLTCLVPTENPEVGRPERLDLAQILWHFLHFRLEVVTRRLAHEARALERRIHILEGFAAIFDALDEILRIIRKSEGKADAARKIMARFSLDDEQTDAILELKLYRLARLEILVIQSELKDKNKRLREIKKLLNEAESRGRWAIVREELTQVLASFGKGDKRRTIIEEVSDEPELTAEDLIVAEDNHVLITRDGWVKRQKEIKDPSATRVREGDQVLSCVGGSTRATVAFFSSFGTAYTARIADVPATTGYGEPIQKLFKLKDGESIVAMFSLDPRVTGDVAEKEGFFPATYAFAATSDGYALSFGLTSFVEPSTRAGRRFARPAGDARVVGVFAVHGEETLVAASAARRALLCKLEEVNYLSGPGKGVLLIKLDKGDKLVGVRAVDKDSDGLVMKTSMGGEQKISPSRYELSSRGGKGREVMKRGTLIEPVFEPPPAPTPFEEGSG, via the coding sequence GTGGCCACCCGGAGAAAACCTGGAAAATCCGGCGGCGCCGAACCTCCGCGGCGCGGCTCACGGCGTGGCGGTCAGCTCGAGCTCGGGCTGGCTCGCCCCGAGGAGGTCGCGCCGCTGCACGAGATCGCACAGGAGAAGTACCTCTCGTACGCTCTGAGCGTCATCACGTCGCGCGCGCTGCCGGACGTGCGCGACGGCTTGAAGCCGGTGCAGCGCCGCATCCTGTACACGATGTGGCAGCAGAACCTCACGGCCGATGCCCGCCACAGGAAGTGCGCCAAGGTCGTCGGCGACGTGATGGGTAACTACCACCCACACGGTGACGCGGCCATCTACGACGCCCTCGTGCGTATCGCACAGCCCTTCAGTCTGCGGGTGCCACTGGTCGACGGCAGCGGAAACTTCGGCTCGCTCGACGGCGATCCCGCCGCGGCCATGCGTTACACCGAGTGCCGTCTGACGCCCGTGTCGTCCGAGCTCCTGTCGGAGCTCGACGAGGACACCGTTCATTTTCGTCCGAGCTACGACGGCACCAAGGAAGAGCCGGTGGTGTTGCCGGCCAAGGTGCCGAACCTGCTCGTGAACGGAGCGACCGGGATCGCCGTCGGCATGGCGACCAACATTCCGCCGCACAACCTGGCCGAGGTGTGTGACGGCGCGATCCGTCTGCTTGATGCTCTGATCGAGAAGAAGACGCTGAGCGCCCGGGAGCTGTGCCGAACGATCAAGGGCCCAGACTTCCCCACCGGTGGACAGATCGTCAGCACAGCCGAGGAGATCAAACACATCTACGAGACAGGGCAGGGCACGCTGAAGGTGCGCGGTACCTGGAAGCTTGGACCGGCGAGTCGCACCGACAAGAAGCTGTTGATCACGAGCATCCCATACACGGTGAACAAGTCCGTGCTCGTCGAGCGCATCGCCGACGTGGTGACCAGCCGCAAGATGCCGCTGCTCCTGGACGTGCGCGACGTTTCGACGGATGACGTGTGCATCGAGCTGGTCCTGAAGAAGGACGCGGACCCACAAAAGGTTCTGGCCTACCTGTTCAAAACGACGCCCCTCGCGACGAACTTCGCGGTCAACCTCACCTGCCTCGTGCCGACGGAGAACCCGGAGGTGGGGCGCCCTGAGCGGCTGGATCTGGCGCAGATCCTCTGGCACTTCCTGCATTTCCGCCTCGAGGTGGTGACCCGGCGCCTGGCTCACGAGGCGCGCGCGCTGGAGCGCCGCATCCACATCCTCGAGGGTTTCGCCGCCATCTTCGACGCCCTGGACGAGATCTTGCGCATCATCCGCAAGAGCGAGGGCAAGGCGGACGCTGCGCGCAAGATCATGGCGCGCTTCTCCCTCGACGACGAACAGACCGACGCCATCCTGGAGCTCAAGCTCTACCGGCTCGCGCGCCTCGAGATCCTAGTGATCCAGAGCGAGCTCAAGGACAAGAACAAACGCCTGCGGGAGATCAAGAAACTCCTGAACGAGGCCGAGAGCCGCGGTCGTTGGGCCATCGTGCGAGAAGAGCTCACGCAGGTCCTTGCCAGCTTCGGCAAGGGGGACAAACGCCGGACGATCATCGAGGAGGTCTCGGACGAACCCGAGCTGACCGCCGAGGACCTGATCGTCGCCGAAGACAACCACGTGCTCATCACTCGCGATGGCTGGGTCAAACGCCAGAAAGAGATCAAGGACCCGAGTGCCACTCGGGTGCGCGAAGGGGACCAAGTCCTGAGCTGCGTTGGGGGCTCGACGCGAGCGACGGTCGCGTTCTTCTCCAGCTTCGGCACCGCGTATACGGCTCGTATCGCCGACGTGCCGGCCACCACCGGTTACGGTGAGCCGATCCAGAAGCTGTTCAAGCTCAAGGACGGCGAGAGCATCGTGGCGATGTTCTCCCTCGACCCGCGAGTCACCGGCGACGTCGCCGAAAAGGAGGGTTTTTTTCCAGCTACTTACGCGTTCGCGGCGACCAGCGATGGCTACGCACTCTCGTTCGGGCTCACTTCTTTCGTGGAGCCGAGCACGCGCGCGGGGCGCCGCTTTGCAAGACCCGCCGGCGACGCGCGGGTCGTCGGGGTGTTCGCCGTGCACGGGGAGGAGACGCTGGTCGCGGCCAGCGCCGCTCGTCGAGCACTGCTCTGCAAGCTCGAGGAGGTGAACTACCTCTCGGGTCCGGGCAAGGGAGTGCTGCTGATCAAGCTCGATAAGGGCGACAAACTCGTGGGAGTGCGGGCCGTCGACAAGGACAGCGATGGCCTGGTGATGAAGACCAGCATGGGGGGGGAGCAGAAGATCTCGCCGAGTCGCTACGAGCTGTCGAGCCGCGGCGGGAAGGGGCGCGAAGTGATGAAGCGAGGGACGCTGATCGAGCCGGTGTTTGAGCCGCCGCCTGCGCCCACCCCGTTCGAGGAAGGGAGCGGTTAG